The Vescimonas coprocola genome includes a window with the following:
- a CDS encoding GlgC family sugar phosphate nucleotidyltransferase translates to MDRSVVFLDLKGGCAPCDKPLMLRPILFCPVLTWVAQELTVCGAQRFFIVCDEAWQDEVREVMEGFDTRLFASAQEALADAEGEVIVVPGPVVPVYGPEDSRSVYAAEVGTLKARLESGIPLTDCPAEACGIRSLWQTQTLPPVFRPVADEAALNAAMPDARELLLRRMTGVTVVDPATTYIDPRCSIAPGVTLLPGTILRGHTAIGSGCEIGPNAMVRDCIVGKDTTINASQVNESTIGSHTTVGPFTYVRPNCRIGDHCRVGDFVEVKNSVIGDGTKISHLTYVGDSDVGQRVNFGCGTVTTNYDGHKKHRCTIGDDVFLGCNTNLIAPVTVEDRAYTAAGSTVTDDVPEGALAIARQRQTNIRGWADRLRKTWKK, encoded by the coding sequence ATGGATCGTAGTGTGGTATTTTTGGATCTGAAGGGCGGCTGCGCCCCCTGTGACAAACCGCTGATGCTGCGGCCGATCCTGTTTTGCCCGGTACTGACCTGGGTGGCACAGGAGTTGACGGTCTGCGGCGCTCAGCGGTTTTTTATTGTGTGTGACGAGGCGTGGCAGGATGAGGTACGGGAGGTCATGGAGGGCTTCGACACCCGGCTGTTCGCCTCCGCTCAGGAGGCGCTGGCCGATGCAGAGGGTGAGGTCATCGTGGTCCCCGGCCCCGTGGTGCCGGTGTACGGCCCGGAGGACAGCCGCAGCGTATACGCCGCCGAGGTCGGGACGCTGAAGGCCCGGCTGGAGAGCGGCATCCCTCTGACGGACTGCCCGGCGGAGGCCTGCGGTATCCGCAGTTTGTGGCAGACGCAGACGCTGCCGCCGGTATTCCGCCCGGTGGCGGATGAGGCGGCGCTGAACGCCGCTATGCCGGATGCCCGTGAGCTGCTGCTGCGGCGCATGACGGGCGTCACCGTCGTAGACCCCGCCACCACCTATATCGACCCCCGCTGCTCCATTGCTCCCGGCGTGACGCTGCTGCCGGGCACCATCCTCCGGGGCCATACCGCCATCGGCTCCGGCTGTGAGATCGGCCCCAACGCCATGGTGCGGGACTGCATCGTGGGAAAGGACACCACCATCAACGCCTCGCAGGTCAATGAGAGCACCATCGGCAGTCACACCACCGTGGGGCCCTTCACCTATGTCCGGCCCAACTGCCGTATCGGTGACCACTGCCGGGTAGGGGACTTCGTGGAGGTGAAGAACTCCGTCATCGGAGACGGCACCAAGATCAGCCATCTGACCTATGTGGGCGACAGCGACGTGGGACAGCGGGTGAACTTCGGCTGCGGCACCGTCACCACCAACTATGACGGCCACAAAAAGCACCGCTGCACCATTGGCGACGACGTGTTTCTGGGCTGCAACACCAATCTCATCGCCCCCGTCACCGTGGAGGACCGGGCCTACACCGCCGCCGGATCCACCGTTACCGACGATGTGCCGGAGGGCGCTCTGGCCATCGCCCGTCAGCGCCAGACCAACATCCGGGGCTGGGCGGA
- a CDS encoding tRNA (cytidine(34)-2'-O)-methyltransferase, producing the protein MLNIVLVEPEIPQNCGNIARTCAATGSRLHLIRPLGFDISDRAVKRAGLDYWHLVQVQDYQSLPDLFAQHPEAGEELWLATTKAPQDYTQAHFTPDSWLFFGKETAGLPEWFRTAHRERCIRLPMRREARSLNLSNSVAILTYEALRQNGFPGLTGTGEMAE; encoded by the coding sequence GTGCTGAATATCGTATTGGTGGAGCCGGAGATCCCCCAGAACTGCGGCAATATCGCCCGCACCTGCGCCGCTACCGGCAGCCGCCTGCACCTGATCCGCCCGCTGGGCTTTGATATCTCCGACCGGGCCGTGAAGCGGGCGGGGTTGGACTACTGGCATCTGGTGCAGGTGCAGGACTACCAGAGCCTGCCGGACCTCTTTGCCCAACACCCGGAGGCGGGGGAGGAACTGTGGCTGGCCACCACCAAGGCCCCGCAGGACTATACGCAGGCCCACTTCACGCCGGACAGTTGGCTCTTCTTCGGCAAGGAAACGGCAGGGCTGCCGGAGTGGTTCCGCACGGCCCACCGGGAGCGCTGTATCCGTCTGCCCATGCGGCGGGAGGCCCGCAGCCTGAATCTCAGCAACTCCGTGGCCATCCTCACCTACGAGGCCCTGCGCCAAAACGGCTTCCCCGGCCTTACCGGCACGGGGGAGATGGCGGAATAA
- a CDS encoding phosphoglycerate kinase, translating into MNYNKKTIMDVDVVGKKILLRCDFNVPQDKATGAITSDKRIVAALPTIRYLLERGAAVIACSHLGKPKGQWKESLTLAPVAERLSRLLGQEVIFAKDIVGEDAKSKAAALQGGQIMLLENLRFDPREEKNDPSFAKELASMAELYVSDAFGTVHRAHASTAGVAAFLPAVSGLLVARELEVMGGALDNPKRPFVAVLGGAKVSDKINVINNLLDKADTVIIGGGMAYTFAKAQGGSIGKSLCEDDKLDYARQMITKAQEKGVKLLLPTDTVAATEFAADAESLVVPTDAIPDDMEGLDIGPETVQLFCDAVRGAGTVVWNGPMGVFEFEKFAAGTRAMAQALADSGAVTIVGGGDSAAAVEQMGFADRITHISTGGGASLEFLEGKELPGVACLLDK; encoded by the coding sequence ATGAACTACAATAAAAAGACCATCATGGATGTAGACGTGGTGGGGAAGAAGATCCTGCTGCGCTGCGACTTCAACGTCCCACAGGATAAGGCCACCGGTGCCATCACCAGCGACAAGCGCATTGTGGCAGCCCTGCCCACCATCCGGTACCTGCTGGAGCGTGGGGCGGCGGTCATCGCCTGCTCCCATTTAGGCAAGCCCAAGGGCCAGTGGAAGGAGAGCCTGACGCTGGCTCCTGTGGCGGAGCGGCTGAGCCGGCTGCTGGGTCAGGAGGTCATCTTCGCCAAGGACATCGTGGGCGAGGACGCCAAGAGCAAGGCGGCGGCCCTGCAAGGCGGCCAGATCATGCTGCTGGAGAATCTGCGCTTCGATCCCCGTGAGGAGAAGAACGACCCCTCCTTCGCCAAGGAGCTGGCCTCCATGGCGGAGCTGTATGTCTCCGATGCTTTCGGCACGGTCCACCGGGCCCACGCCTCCACCGCCGGTGTGGCGGCTTTCCTGCCCGCCGTCTCCGGCCTGCTGGTGGCCCGTGAGCTGGAGGTCATGGGCGGTGCATTGGATAACCCCAAGCGTCCCTTCGTGGCGGTGCTGGGCGGCGCCAAAGTCTCCGACAAGATCAATGTCATCAACAATCTGCTGGATAAGGCTGATACCGTCATCATCGGCGGCGGCATGGCCTATACCTTCGCCAAGGCGCAGGGCGGCTCCATCGGCAAGAGCCTGTGCGAGGACGATAAGCTGGACTACGCCCGCCAGATGATCACCAAGGCGCAGGAGAAGGGCGTGAAGCTGCTGCTGCCTACGGACACCGTGGCCGCCACGGAGTTTGCCGCCGATGCCGAGAGCCTTGTGGTCCCCACCGACGCCATCCCCGACGATATGGAGGGGCTGGACATCGGCCCGGAGACGGTGCAGCTGTTCTGCGACGCCGTCCGTGGCGCCGGCACCGTGGTGTGGAACGGCCCCATGGGCGTGTTCGAGTTCGAGAAGTTCGCCGCCGGCACCCGTGCCATGGCGCAGGCGCTGGCCGACAGCGGCGCCGTGACCATCGTGGGCGGCGGTGACAGTGCGGCGGCTGTGGAGCAGATGGGCTTTGCCGATCGGATCACCCACATCTCCACCGGCGGCGGCGCCTCTCTGGAATTTCTGGAGGGCAAGGAGCTGCCGGGCGTGGCGTGCCTGCTGGATAAGTAA